The following is a genomic window from Streptomyces lincolnensis.
CATTCTGGGGCGGTAGTTCTCGTTTCGGACATCGGCCAAGGAGTTCCCTTGCGTATGCGTCGTACCTTCACCAACGCCCTCGGTTCCGCCGCTCTCGTGCTCGCCTCGCTGGGCGCGGTGACCACCACCGCGAGCCCCGCGGCGGCCGACCCCTGCGGGTTCTTCGAGACGGGCTCCGACGCCTTCTACAACCACTGCACCTCCGACGGCTCCCGTGTGGTGATCAAGGTCGAGGTCGCTCTCGCGCCCGACTACGAGCGCTGCGTCGGCCCGGGCAAGCACTGGCTCGGCTCCGCCAGCAAGATCCAGGGCGCCTACTACGTCGGCCGCACCTGCTGACGACCCGCTCCGCGTGTGACCCGGTGCTCCGTACCGCCCGCCCCGGGCGGTACGGAGCACTTCCGTCTCAGGACCGCAGCCGCAGGTCCTTGCGCCACTTGAGGAGTTCCCTCTCCGGCTCCCCGGTGTAGGACCACGGGGTGCGGGTGCCGCGCCGCCCCAGCAGCGTCAGCAGAGGGGCCGCGACCTCCCGGACGCCCGCGTGACAGGCCGCGTGGGCCAGGTGGTTGACATCGCGCAGCTCGGCCGGCGCCACCTCCGTCTCCGGCCGGTCCGCGAACCAGCGCTGCCAGGTGCGCTCTATGTCGCTGACGGCGCCGTCGTTCTTCCAGTGCTGCCCCAGCCTCACCGGCGCCCGTCCGTCGGCCGCGGCGTCCTGGGCGTACCGGAACTCCTCGACCCGGGCGTACTGCACCAGCACCGGCAGCGCGCAGCCGGGCGGGGACACGCCCGCCGCGTCACGGGCGAAGTCGTACATCAGGCCGTGCGATCCGTGCCAACGCGCCGCGTAGTAGTGCAGCACCTGGAGGTGGCCCTCCACGCTGTACGGGTCCCGCCCGTGCAACTCGTCCCACCAGCGCGCCAGTTCCTGCCGGCGCACCCCGGAGGGATACAGCCGCGCCACGGAGATCAGGGAGACCCAGGGGGTGGGGTCCTCCGGATACGCCTGGGCCGCCTGGAGGCAGGCCATGACCGCGCCGTCGACACGGTGCTGGTCGATCGGCACGCCCCGGCCCGCGGCGATGGCCACGTTGAACGCCCGGGTCGTCTCGGTCGCCGCCCGCAGCACCAGCGCGTCCGGGCTCGGCTCGGCGGCCAGCCAGGTCTCCACCGTCGAACTGGACGCGCAGACCTGCGCGAGCCGCCGGACGCGGTGCCCCCGCACCGGCCAGTCCGGGCCGGTGCTCCGCAGTAGTTCGCGCAGTCCCTGCCAGCGGCCGATGACGATGTCCTGGCGGGCGATGCCGAGGGCGGTGTCCCCGCAGTCGGGGTCGAAGTCGGGAGTGAAACGGTCTCTCGCCATCGGGCGTCTCCCTCAGAAGTCGGTGGGGAAACCCTCGTGGGCCCGGGAGTGCGCGAGCGCGCCGTCGTCGGGGACGTACTCCGTCTCGATCGTGCGGGCGGCGTCCAGCCGGGCGGGCCGGTAGTAGTCGCTGCCCCGCATCCAGTACCAGAACATCGGGATCAGGCCCACGGCCAGGCCGCCGAGGCCGATCGTGACCGACGCGGTGCTCAGCTCGCCCAGTGACTCGACCAGCACCCAGAACATGAACAGGGAGCCGAACAGCGGCCACAGCCCGCCGAGGACGAAGTTGGCCACCGACTTCAGCAGCATCCTGCGGTAGGCGACGACCGCGGCGAGCCCGGCGAGTCCGTAGTACACGGCGATCTGGAGGCCGATCGCCGAGATGGCGTCGGAGAGGATGTCGCCGACGGTGCCCAGGGCGTTGGAGGCGACCAGCATCACCATCGCCACCGTGCCCACGACCGTGATGGCCACCCACGGCGTGTTCCAGTGGGGATGGACGCGGCCCAGCGCGGACGGCATCGTCCGGTCCCGGCCCATCGCGAACAGGGAGCGGGTGACCTGGATGAGGGTGGTCTCCAAAGTGGCGATGGTGGACAGCATCACCGCCACGACCAGCAACTTGCCGCCCCAGCCCGGCCAGATCTCCTCGCCGAGCACCGCGAGCACGTTGGCGTCGTTCTCCTCGATCTGCTTCGCGGACAGGATCATGTTCACCGCGATGGTGAACGCCTCGAACAGCAGGAAGACGATCCCGACGCCGATGAGGCCCGCGAGTCCCGTCGTACGACGGCTGTTGCGGGTCTCCTCGCTCAGGTTGCTGGTGACGTCCCAGCCCCAGTAGTAGAACGCGGCGATCAGCGCGCCCGACGCGAAGCCGGCCATGCCGTCGAAGTGACCGAATCCGAGCCAGGACCAGTCGAACGCACGGGCGTTGTCGGTGTGGAAGACGGCGAGCACCGCGAAGAGCGCCAGGATGGCCAGCTCTATGCCCGACATGAGGAACTGCGCGCGCACGGTGAGCCGGGCACCGCCCAGCACGACGAGCAGCATGATGAGGAACCAGCCCGCCCCGACGGCCGTGGACAGCGCGGTGTTCTCGGCGAGTTGCTCGTCGAAGAGGGACAGCGTCATCGAACCGGCGGGCAGTGAACCGGCGACCATGAAGATGGTCGTCGAGATCACCAGCGCCCAGCCGCTCATGAAGCCCAGAAAGGGATGGAGAGTTCGGCCCACCCAGGAGTAACTGGCGCCCGCGTTCACGTCGATGCGGCCCAGATAGCTGAACGCCAGCGCGATGCCCAGCATCGGTATGGCGCAGTACAGCAGAGCGGCCGGACTGGCCAGGCCCACCGCCCCGACCAGCACCGCGGTGGTCGCGGCCAGGGAGTAGGCCGGCGCACTGCCCGCCACGGCCATCACCACCGTGTCGAACGTGCCGAGGGCGTTGGCCTGAAGTCCTCTGCCCCTGTTGATGCTCATGGTTGCGCTGCTTTCCGTCGTGCACGACGTGAGGGCGACCGGCCCTGACGGCGTCGGGGGGGGTGGGGGGTGAAGCGGTGAACCGGCCCCGGACACACGAGGGATGGCCTCGGGCCGGGAGAGTGGAAGAAGGCGTGGCGGATGCCGCGGGACCGCTGCGTGGGCGGACGGTCACACCGTGTGTGCGTGTGATGATAGCGGCACCCTTTGAGCTTTCAAGATTGACCGGGAAGTAACCTCCCGTGGTTGTCGGTGGCGGATCGGGACACCCGAGAGACAGCAGTGCACGAGAGCGCAAGGGAGGCGGTCATGGACACGGAACGCACCGACGCCGAACCGATGGCGGACGACGCGTACCAGCCCACCGGCAGCAACGAGGAGCAGGAGGACGCCAGCCCGCTCGACCTCCAGGACGCCCTCGACGAGCGCACCTACGACGACACCCTGGACGAGGGGTACTCGCCGCCGGAGAAGCCCCTCGGCGTCACCGGACACGGCACCACGGCCGCCGAGCAGCGCGACGGCGAGAGCCTGGACCAGCGGCTCGCCCAGGAGGTCCCCGATGTGGCCCCGGCCTCCGGTGACGGCATCGGCGACGCCCCCGACGCGGCGGGCGAACCGGTCGACCCGGAGGCGGGCGAGGCTCGCGCCGGGCGCCTGGTCGCCCCCGACGAGGGCGCCCACCCCGACACCACCAAGGAGGCCGTCGCCTCCGACGTGGGCATCGACGCGGGAGCCGCCGGCGCGGAGGAGGCCGCCGTGCATGTCGTCGCGGACGACGCGGACCTGCCGGAGGACGAGTTCGAGGACGGGGGCGCGTACGACGCCGAGGGCGACGAGATCTGACGCTCTGTCAGAGCCCTTGCGCCCTCGGCACGTTCAGTCCCCGATCCGGTCGATCAGCCGCAGCTTGTTCGTGGCGTCCAGGGCGGCGACCTTGTACGACTCCGCCAGGGTCGGGTAGTTGAAGACCGCGTCGACCAGATAGTCGACCGTACCGCCGCAGCCCATCACGGACTGGCCGATGTGGATCAGCTCGGTCGCGCCCGTGCCGAAGCAGTGCACCCCGAGCAGGGTGCGGTCCTCGGGAGAGACCAGCAGCTTCAGCATGCCGTGCGAGTCGCCCATGATCTGTCCGCGGGCCAGCTCGCGATAGCGGGAGATGCCCACCTCGAACGGCACCCGGTCCTCGGTGAGCTGGTCCTCGGTCCGGCCCACGAAACTGATCTCCGGGATGGTGTAGATGCCGATCGGCTGGAGATTGTGCATCCGGGGCACGGGCTCTCCGCACGCGTGGTACGCCGCCGCGCGGCCCTGCTCCATCGAGGTCGCCGCCAGCGCCGGGAAACCGATCACGTCACCGACGGCGTAGATGTGCGGCACCTCGGTGCGGTAGTGCTCGTCCACCGCGATCCGGCCGCGCGGGTCCGCCGAGAGCCCGGCCTTGTCGAGGTCGAGGTCATCGGTCAGGCCCTGCCGGCCCGCCGAGTACATCACGGCGTCGGCCGGGATCTTCTTGCCGCTCTCCAGGATGGTGAGCGTGCCCCGGGGATGGCGCTCGACCGCGGCGACCGTCTCCCCGAAGCGGAAGGTCACGGCCAGGTCCCGCAGGTGGTACTTGAGCGACTCGATGACCTCGACGTCGCACATGTCGAGCATCCCGGCCCGCTTCTCCACCACCGTGACCTTGCTGCCGAGCGCCGCGAACATGGACGCGTACTCCATGCCGATCACGCCGGCGCCGACGATGACCATGGAACGCGGCACCCGCTCCAGGGCGAGCACGTTGTCCGAGTCCATGATCGTCCGCCCGTCGAACTCGACGCTGCCCGGACGGGCGGGACGGGTCCCGGTGGCGATCACCACGTGCTCGGCCGTAAGGAGCCGTTCGTGGCCGCTGACCTCCCTGAGGGCGAGGGTGTGGGCGTCGACGAAACGCGCCGTTCCGGCGTGCAGCGTGACGTGGTTGCGGGAGAGCTGGCTGCGGATCACGTCGACCTCGCGGCTGACCACGTGCTGGGTGCGGGCGGTCAGGTCGCCGACGGTGATGTCCTCCTTCAGCCGGTAGCTCTGGCCGTACAGATCGCGCTGGGTGAGTCCGGTGAGGTACAGCACCGCTTCACGCAGCGTCTTGGAGGGGATGGTGCCGGTGTGGATGGAGACCCCGCCGACCATGTCGGGGCGGTCGACGACGGCGACCCGGCGGCCCAGCTTGGCCGCGGCGATGGCGGCCTTCTGGCCGCCGGGGCCTGATCCGATGACGAGCATGTCGTAGTCGGGCACCCTCCGGAGTCTGACACCCTCGGGGGCCGGTTCGAAAGGGTGAACAGGTAATCACCGGGGGCGTGCCGGTGCCGCGCGAGGCACCGCACGCCCACGAGCGCCGGTCGGTCAGGGCAGCAGCTTGTCCATCGCGGCAGGCCCCTCGGCCGCCAGTTTCCGCTTCGCCCATTCGAGGCTGCGTGGGGTGAGGTCCTTGCCCGAGGCAAGGACCAGGTCCTCCGGCGACACTTCGGTGCCGGTACGGGCGTGGAGCAGGGCGTCCGGGGTCGTGCGGTCCTCGGACGGCCCGGACGCGTCGGGCTGTGACGTCGGCATGATGCAGCTCCTCGGATCCGGATCGTTCCTCGGTCCCGGTCTACCCTCACCGGTCCCGATATCACCATTCAACGCCCCGGCCCACCCTGCATCCCGAGAGCGGGCCACGCGTGGAATCCGATGTCGGAAAAGGAGGTGTCAGGGACCGATCAATCGGGGTACGGTGAGGTCCACGCCCAGAGACGGACGGAAGGAGGCGAGTGCCGTGCAGATCACCACCATCGAGCGCTCCCTTTCCGTTGTCCCGGCGTGTCACATCTGACCGGGAGCGCGTCACGCTGCGTCTCGCAGCACGTAACCCGGAGGAATCCATGACCGATCTGGTCATCCGCGCGCTCGACGAGCGCGACGCCCATCTCTTCGACGCCCTGCCCGACCCGTTCGGCGCGGCCCAAGGACACCGGCGCACCCGGCACCGCCCCGACTGGAAGCGCGTCGCCCTGCGCGACGGCGAGGTCGTGGCGCGCGGTGCCTGGTGGGGCGGCCCCGACGACACCGAACCCGTCAACCTCAACTGGTTCGACGTGGCCGAGGGCGAGGAGGAGGCGGGCGCCGAACTCCTGCGCACCGCCCCCTGGCGGGTCGAAATCGAGATGAACCTGCCCGGCGGCTGGCGCGAGGACCCGGTGCTGCGCTCCGCCGCCGACACCTGCTTCACCGCCGCCCGCAAGGCCGGCTACGAGCTCCTCGTGGAACGCTTCCTGTACCGCTGGACCCCGGCGCACGGGCTGCCCGAGCGCCCCGGCCGGCTGCGCTTCCGTCCCGAGCCGGACGACGAGGTCTTCCGCGACGCGCTGCGCCGCATCCACTCCGTCACGCTGGACGCCCACGCCCTGCTCGCCATCGAGGAGGGCGGGATCGACAAGGCCGCCCAGGAGGAACTCGACTTCTTCCACTGGTGCCCCTCGCCCCGCGAGTGGTGGCAGATCGCCCACACACCGGAGGGCGATCTGGCGGGCATCCACATCCCGGCACACAACCCCTCGGGGCCCTGCGTCGGCTTCATCGGCGTCGTCCCCGAGCAGCGCGGACACGGTTACGCCTACGACCTCCTCGTGGAGTGCACCCACTTCCTGGTCGAACAGGGCGCCGAGTTCGTCTCAGCCCTGACGGACCAGGGCAACTTCCCCATGGCCGCCAACTTCACCAAGGCGGGGTATCCCGTCGTACGGGAACGCCTGAACTTTCAGGTGCCCGGCACCGACTGATCCGGCGCGCGACCGGCACTGGCGGGCGGCCGGGCCCGCCTGTCAGTGCCGGGTGGCATGCTGACCGAGAGTGATCGGCGGCGGGCGACGGAGGCGGCGTGGGGTTCGAGGGCCAGGTCTGGCAGGTACGCAGCGGCGCGGACGCGGTCGGGGAGATCCTGATCGACGACGCCGACTTCCCCTGGCTCTCGGGCCGGTTCACCGCCGGTCCGGGGTACGACGCCGTCCAGGAGCTGTTCGCCCGTGAACTCGCCCTGACGAGACGGGACGACGCGGGGCACTGGCAGCAGTGGGAGGAGGCCTATGACGAGATCCGGCGGCGCGTGTCGCTGACCTCGCCGGACGGTCCGGTCGCCGAGTTCCTGCTGCACATCGACGGCGACCGGGCGTGGTTCCGGTGGAGCGACGAGCCCTTCGGCGACGACGTGTAGGGGTGTACGGGCGGCCGAGCGCCGGGCCGGGCGCGGGCCGCTGCCCGGAGCCGGCTCGCGTCGGTCCCGGCCTCAGCCTGTCGTGCCGTTCAGCAGGGACTCCGCCTCGGTGAGCACCTCGGTGACCCGCAGGCCGAACGCGGCGTCGCAGGGGTGCGGACGGCCGGTGCGGGCGGAGTCCAGGAGCTCGTCCGCCGCCCTCAGCAGGGCCGGCACCGCGCCCTCGGCGCTGTCCGGAAGGAGCGTCACCCCCGACTCGCCCCGCAGTTCCACCACTGATCCGGCCGCCGGGACCGGGGCCGTCAGGCTCAGGGTCAGCGTGCTGGAGGCGCCGCCGGCGTGGTCGAGGACCAGGTGGACGGTGTCACCGGGGCCGGGCGCCGCGGCGGCCACCCGCCGCACGTCACCGAGGACCGGCAGCAGCACGGACAGGGCATGCGGGCCCACGTCCCACAGGGCACCCTTCTCGCGTCGCCACGGCGAGTCGGCGAACGGGCTGTCGGTGGTGAACACCGACCCCAGCCACTGCGCCCGCGCCGTGAACCAGCCCTTGGCGGCAGCCTGTTCGGCGATCCACGCCGCGGGCTCGGTCAGGTACCGGGCGGTGAAGAAGACCACCGAGGCGACCTGGGCCCGCCCGACGGCGTCGACCACGGCCCGCGCCTGCTCGACCGTCGTCGCGACGGGCTTGTCCAGCAGCAGATGACACCCGGCCCGGGCGGCCCGCGCCGCGAGATCGGCCTGCACGCTCGGCGGCAGCGCGACGGCCACGGCGTCCACGTCGGCCAGCAGCGCGTCGACGTCGTCGTACGCACGCGTGCCGTGCAGATCCGCCACCTCCTTGGCGGCCTCCGGACGCCGGCCCCAGACCCCCACGAAGTCCAGCCCGTCGTGCTCGCTCAGGGCGGGAGCGTGGGCCATCCGAGCCCAGGGGCCGGTGCCCAGCAGTCCGATGCGCATGCCGTCGCCTCTCGATGACGTCGAACCAAACGACGGCCGGATCTCCGGGCGCCGCCGTGAGCGTCACACGAGGGCGGAGCGCGGGCAAGCCCTTTCCACCGGGCCGCGGATTCAGCGTTCCGGCTGCTGAATGCGTTCTCTTTCTTCCATTGGACCTATGGGGTCCGGCAGGACCAGGCTGGGACGGTCCGGTGCCGTCGGCATCCCCCGTCCGACGGCACCGGACGCCATCGGTTCCGCGCGCCATCCGAAAGAGGTCACGAGCCCATGCACACCCGCCGCATCGGTGACATCGAAGTAAGCGCGATCGGCCTGGGCGCCATGCCCATGTCCATCGAGGGGCGACCGGACGAGACCCGTTCCCTCGCCACCATCCACGCCGCCCTGGACGCCGGCGTCACGCTGATCGACACCGCGGACGCCTACCACCAGCACGCCGACGAGGTCGGCCACAACGAGACGCTGATCGCCAAGGCCCTCGCCTCCCACGACCGCGGCAAGGACGTCCTGGTCGCGACCAAGGGCGGCCATCTGCGCCCCGGCGACGGCACCTGGACACTCGACGGCAGCCCCGAGCACATCAAGGAGGCCTGCGAGGCATCCCTGCGCCGGCTCGGCGTCGAGGCCATCGGCCTCTACCAGTTCCACCGCCCCGACCCGAAGGTGCCCTACGCCGAGTCCGTCGGCGCGGTCCGCGACCTTCTCGACGCCGGGAAGATCCGCATGGCGGGCATCTCCAACGCGAACCCGGAGCAGATCCGGCAGGCCAACGAGATCCTCGGAGGCCGCCTGGTCTCCGTGCAGAACCAGTTCTCCCCGGCCTTCCGCTCCAGCGAGCCGGAACTGCGCCTGTGCGACGAGCTCGGCATCGCCTTCCTGCCCTGGAGCCCGCTCGGCGGCATCTCGCGCGCGGGCGAACTGGGCTCCGTGCACGCTCCGTTCGCCCGGATCGCCGAGGCCCACGGAGTGAGCCCGCAGCAGGTGTGCCTGGCCTGGATGCTCGCCAAGTCGCCGGTGGTCGTGCCGATCCCCGGATCGAGCCGCCCCGAGACGATCCGCGACTCCCTCGCCGCGGCGGACCTCGCCCTGACGGCGGACGAACGCGCGGAGCTGGACACCGTCTGACAGCTGCTCACCCTGTCGTTCGTTCGTGGCCCGGATCGTGCGTGGACTGGCACCGGCGTTCCTCCGCTCTCTAGGATGGACTCCCTGTCCTGTCAGGCCAGTTGGCCTGGCACGAAGCTGGGGGAAAGATGGAGACCGGTAAGAAGCTGTCCACGCAGATCGACGCGTCCGTCCCCACCGCGGCCCGGATGTACGACCACTATCTGGGCGGCAGGGACAACTACGCGGCCGACCGCGCGGCGTGCGAGGAACTCGACAAGGTCGTTCCCAGCACCCGCCGCCTGGCCGTGAACAACAGGCGCTTCCTCCAGCGGGTCGTCAAGACCCTGGCGGCGGAACACGGCATCCGGCAGTTCCTGGACCACGGCTCCGGCCTGCCCACCCAGGACAACGTCCACCAGGTCGCCCAGCGCATCGACCCGGCCACGCACGTGGTCTACGTGGACAACGACCCGATGGTGCTCGTCCACGGCCGGGCCCTGCTGGAGCAGGACGAGCGCACCGCCGTCATCCACGCGGACATGCGGGAGACCGACGCGATCTTCTCGCACCCCGAGACCGAGCGGCTGATCGACTTCAGCCGGCCCGTCGCGGTCCTCTTCAACTCGGTGATGCACTGCATCCCCGACAGCGAGACCGACGGGCCGCTCGCCGTGGCCCGCCGGGTGGCCGAGCGGCTGGTGCCCGGCAGTTTCATGGTGATGTGCCAGCTGGTCAGCGAGGACCCCGAGGTGCGGGAGTTCGTCACCAACTTCATGGACCAGGCGACCCAGGGGCACTGGGGCCGGGTCCGTGAGGAGAAGGACGTGGCCGAGTGGTTCGAGGGCCTGGACGTCCTCGACCCCGGTCTGGTGGAGGTCTCCACCTGGCGGCCCGACTCCGAGGTGGCTCCCCGTCAGCTCACCCACGAGTGGATCGAGTTCGGCGGCGTCGGCCGCATCCGCTAGCCGGGCGGAGACATCCTCCCGCCCCCTCCAGCGCATACGCCCCTCCCAGGACCACTCCGGTCCCGTGAGGGGCGTCTCGTTGAGGGGCGTCTCGTTTCCCTGTTCCCGGGGGCGCAACGGTGCCCGCGGTGTTCATCCGCCGTAGCGCTGCTCCATCGTCTCGCGGAGCAGCTTCAGGGAGGCACGGGGTTCGAGCGCCTCGTCGGCCAGCCGGTCGAGCGCGACGCGGTACTCCTCCGTCTCGTCGAGGTCCTCCAGGAAGTTGGCGCTCTTGATGTGCTCCAGGTAGACCACGTCGGGCAGATCGCCGCCGAAGCGGAGATAGGTGATCGGGATGGCCGGCGCCGACGCGTTCGTCACGTCCAGCGGCACGATCTGCACCGTCACATGGGGCCGCTGGGCCATCGTCACCAGGTGCGCCAGCTGCTCCCGCATCACCTCGCGGCTGCCCAGCACCCGCAGCAGCACCGACTCGTCGAGGACCGCCCACAGTTGCGGGGCGTCGGCGCGCTGAAGCAACTGCGCCCTGCGCGTCCGCAGTTCCACCCGGCGCCGCACCTCGCTCGCGGCGGCCGCGGGCAGGCCCCGCTCGACCACGGCCCGGGTGTAGTCCGGGGTCTGCAACAGACCGGGCACGTACTGGATCTCGAACGTACGGATCGCGGCCGCCGCCTCCTGGAGGCCGACCAGCCGGTCGAACCACTCGGGCATCAGCCGCTTGTCGTAACGCTGCCACCACCCCGGCTCACCGGCGCGCTGGAGCAGCTTCAGCAGCACCGACGCCTCGTACTCGTCGGTGCCGTACAACTCCAGCAGGGCGTGCACATCACTCTGAGCGGGCGGCCTACGGCCCTTGCCCGACTCGATGCGGGACAGCTTCGCCGCACTGAAGCCGAGGGCCTTGGCCGCCTGGTCCTGAGCGAGGCCGGCGTCCTCACGGAAACCCGCCAACTGCACGCCGACCAGCATCTTCAGCAGAGTCGGGGCCGGCTCGGGCCGGTCCAGATACGGTTGCAGGCGGGAGATGCGATGCGACTCGGGGGACATCCAGACTCCCAGTAAACCGGCATAGAGGCGGTCCACATTATCGCACCACATCGTGTCGCACCGCATCCGTCCGAACACGTAAGGGAGTTGACCACTGCGTCACAGCAGATGGTCGAACTCGCCCTCCTTGGCTCCGGCGACGAACGCCGCCACCTCCGCCGGCGTGTAGACCAGCGCCGGACCGTCGGGATCACGGGAGTTGCGCACCGCGATGGTCCCGTCGACCAGCGGGGCGACTTCGACACAGTTGCCCTCGGCGTTGCTGTGCCGGCTCTTGATCCAGCAGGCGTCCAACGAACTCGCCCGCACTCCGTTCCGCACTGATGGCACCGCAGTCTCCTTGCTGTTCATGTTCTTCGCCGGGCACCGGGCCCGGCTGCCGGTAAGGCAACGGGACGGGTTCCCCGGCCCCTCCCGTCCCATCCGTTCTTGCGTGCAATTTCTCGTGCAATTGCACGCGAGGGCTGTCTGCGTGGATAATAGCCACGGCGTCAATCCCATTCGTGACGCCCCGTCTTGACGTCGCATCAGGGAGATGCCGTGTCGTCACCTGCGAATCACGTGCTCCGGCAGCCCCGTCAGGCGGTGCCGGGGGCAGGTGGAGCGGCCCTGACCGGCGGCCTCCCGCCACGAGCGACGGCCCCGGGGGAGCGGCCGGCCTCCCGGTCGACGCCCTTGCCCGAAGGGGCGGGTGCGGTGGCGCTGCGGATCAGATGCAGCGGGGAGGGCTTCGCCCTGGCCCGCGCCTTCACCCGGGACACGCTGCGCTGCTGGTCCCTCGACCACCGCGGCGACGACGCCGCCCTGGTGATCACCGAACTCGCGGCCAACGCCGTGGCACACGGAGTGCCCGGCTCGGCCACGGGCGACGAGGAGGTGTGGCTGGGGATCCTGTTCGACCCCGCTCACGTCCTGCTCACCGTCTCC
Proteins encoded in this region:
- a CDS encoding DUF6355 family natural product biosynthesis protein gives rise to the protein MRRTFTNALGSAALVLASLGAVTTTASPAAADPCGFFETGSDAFYNHCTSDGSRVVIKVEVALAPDYERCVGPGKHWLGSASKIQGAYYVGRTC
- a CDS encoding APC family permease gives rise to the protein MSINRGRGLQANALGTFDTVVMAVAGSAPAYSLAATTAVLVGAVGLASPAALLYCAIPMLGIALAFSYLGRIDVNAGASYSWVGRTLHPFLGFMSGWALVISTTIFMVAGSLPAGSMTLSLFDEQLAENTALSTAVGAGWFLIMLLVVLGGARLTVRAQFLMSGIELAILALFAVLAVFHTDNARAFDWSWLGFGHFDGMAGFASGALIAAFYYWGWDVTSNLSEETRNSRRTTGLAGLIGVGIVFLLFEAFTIAVNMILSAKQIEENDANVLAVLGEEIWPGWGGKLLVVAVMLSTIATLETTLIQVTRSLFAMGRDRTMPSALGRVHPHWNTPWVAITVVGTVAMVMLVASNALGTVGDILSDAISAIGLQIAVYYGLAGLAAVVAYRRMLLKSVANFVLGGLWPLFGSLFMFWVLVESLGELSTASVTIGLGGLAVGLIPMFWYWMRGSDYYRPARLDAARTIETEYVPDDGALAHSRAHEGFPTDF
- a CDS encoding DUF5709 domain-containing protein yields the protein MDTERTDAEPMADDAYQPTGSNEEQEDASPLDLQDALDERTYDDTLDEGYSPPEKPLGVTGHGTTAAEQRDGESLDQRLAQEVPDVAPASGDGIGDAPDAAGEPVDPEAGEARAGRLVAPDEGAHPDTTKEAVASDVGIDAGAAGAEEAAVHVVADDADLPEDEFEDGGAYDAEGDEI
- the sthA gene encoding Si-specific NAD(P)(+) transhydrogenase; protein product: MPDYDMLVIGSGPGGQKAAIAAAKLGRRVAVVDRPDMVGGVSIHTGTIPSKTLREAVLYLTGLTQRDLYGQSYRLKEDITVGDLTARTQHVVSREVDVIRSQLSRNHVTLHAGTARFVDAHTLALREVSGHERLLTAEHVVIATGTRPARPGSVEFDGRTIMDSDNVLALERVPRSMVIVGAGVIGMEYASMFAALGSKVTVVEKRAGMLDMCDVEVIESLKYHLRDLAVTFRFGETVAAVERHPRGTLTILESGKKIPADAVMYSAGRQGLTDDLDLDKAGLSADPRGRIAVDEHYRTEVPHIYAVGDVIGFPALAATSMEQGRAAAYHACGEPVPRMHNLQPIGIYTIPEISFVGRTEDQLTEDRVPFEVGISRYRELARGQIMGDSHGMLKLLVSPEDRTLLGVHCFGTGATELIHIGQSVMGCGGTVDYLVDAVFNYPTLAESYKVAALDATNKLRLIDRIGD
- a CDS encoding GNAT family N-acetyltransferase, which encodes MTDLVIRALDERDAHLFDALPDPFGAAQGHRRTRHRPDWKRVALRDGEVVARGAWWGGPDDTEPVNLNWFDVAEGEEEAGAELLRTAPWRVEIEMNLPGGWREDPVLRSAADTCFTAARKAGYELLVERFLYRWTPAHGLPERPGRLRFRPEPDDEVFRDALRRIHSVTLDAHALLAIEEGGIDKAAQEELDFFHWCPSPREWWQIAHTPEGDLAGIHIPAHNPSGPCVGFIGVVPEQRGHGYAYDLLVECTHFLVEQGAEFVSALTDQGNFPMAANFTKAGYPVVRERLNFQVPGTD
- a CDS encoding Gfo/Idh/MocA family protein; this translates as MRIGLLGTGPWARMAHAPALSEHDGLDFVGVWGRRPEAAKEVADLHGTRAYDDVDALLADVDAVAVALPPSVQADLAARAARAGCHLLLDKPVATTVEQARAVVDAVGRAQVASVVFFTARYLTEPAAWIAEQAAAKGWFTARAQWLGSVFTTDSPFADSPWRREKGALWDVGPHALSVLLPVLGDVRRVAAAAPGPGDTVHLVLDHAGGASSTLTLSLTAPVPAAGSVVELRGESGVTLLPDSAEGAVPALLRAADELLDSARTGRPHPCDAAFGLRVTEVLTEAESLLNGTTG
- a CDS encoding aldo/keto reductase, with translation MHTRRIGDIEVSAIGLGAMPMSIEGRPDETRSLATIHAALDAGVTLIDTADAYHQHADEVGHNETLIAKALASHDRGKDVLVATKGGHLRPGDGTWTLDGSPEHIKEACEASLRRLGVEAIGLYQFHRPDPKVPYAESVGAVRDLLDAGKIRMAGISNANPEQIRQANEILGGRLVSVQNQFSPAFRSSEPELRLCDELGIAFLPWSPLGGISRAGELGSVHAPFARIAEAHGVSPQQVCLAWMLAKSPVVVPIPGSSRPETIRDSLAAADLALTADERAELDTV
- a CDS encoding SAM-dependent methyltransferase; translated protein: METGKKLSTQIDASVPTAARMYDHYLGGRDNYAADRAACEELDKVVPSTRRLAVNNRRFLQRVVKTLAAEHGIRQFLDHGSGLPTQDNVHQVAQRIDPATHVVYVDNDPMVLVHGRALLEQDERTAVIHADMRETDAIFSHPETERLIDFSRPVAVLFNSVMHCIPDSETDGPLAVARRVAERLVPGSFMVMCQLVSEDPEVREFVTNFMDQATQGHWGRVREEKDVAEWFEGLDVLDPGLVEVSTWRPDSEVAPRQLTHEWIEFGGVGRIR
- a CDS encoding helix-turn-helix domain-containing protein; the protein is MSPESHRISRLQPYLDRPEPAPTLLKMLVGVQLAGFREDAGLAQDQAAKALGFSAAKLSRIESGKGRRPPAQSDVHALLELYGTDEYEASVLLKLLQRAGEPGWWQRYDKRLMPEWFDRLVGLQEAAAAIRTFEIQYVPGLLQTPDYTRAVVERGLPAAAASEVRRRVELRTRRAQLLQRADAPQLWAVLDESVLLRVLGSREVMREQLAHLVTMAQRPHVTVQIVPLDVTNASAPAIPITYLRFGGDLPDVVYLEHIKSANFLEDLDETEEYRVALDRLADEALEPRASLKLLRETMEQRYGG
- a CDS encoding DUF397 domain-containing protein, giving the protein MPSVRNGVRASSLDACWIKSRHSNAEGNCVEVAPLVDGTIAVRNSRDPDGPALVYTPAEVAAFVAGAKEGEFDHLL
- a CDS encoding ATP-binding protein, translating into MTSHQGDAVSSPANHVLRQPRQAVPGAGGAALTGGLPPRATAPGERPASRSTPLPEGAGAVALRIRCSGEGFALARAFTRDTLRCWSLDHRGDDAALVITELAANAVAHGVPGSATGDEEVWLGILFDPAHVLLTVSDPGDDPPEYTVTGDPALREHGRGLFIVDALAEEWGWTLKPPAGKTVWARLKTCPPP